TCTCGGGGCCGGATCAGCCTTCTCCTCCCCTTGCCTCCATCCGATCCTCCACGTACCATGCCGGCCGTAGCGGTAGTCGTAGTAGTGCGCGACATGTCCCCGCCCCTCTCCCTTGTTTCTTGACTCTTTGCTTCCTGTTGTTTTCTTCCTTCTGGCCGGGTCTGATCGGAGATCGGTCGACGAACGTTGTCGCTGCTGCCTACGTGTGCCTTCCGGTGCAACTAGCGTGTCTGCCTGCCGGTGATCTTGGTCTTCGCCACGGCGGCGGCGTAGCTGCTCCGGCGTCCGGGAAGCCGCGGCGGTGCAAGACCGCCGGGTCCAGCGAAGCCACGCCTTGCGCGTCAAGCTTGAGGCGGTGGGCTGGGTGATGGTGCGGTTCCTCCGGCGGCATAGCCTTGACAAGAGCAACTCGCAGAGCCACCTGCGGCACCAGCACGAGAGCGGTAGCGGCACAGACAGCAACGACACGGAGATGGCCGAGCCCGCGGGCAATGGCCGGGCGCCGCCTCGCTCCCGTCTCGCACGAGACGGGCCACCCTCGGGTACATACATCGCGCGCGCTAATCCTGAATGTGGTCAAATTCTCGTttgttcatatgcatgtatatatgccCATTTTGATCGATCGATATATGCCTTCTTGTTTGGTTTGGTCAGATTTGGACATCATGAAGGAGAAGTTCGCCAAGCTTCTGCTTGGAGAGGACATGTCCGGCACCGGGAAAGGCGTGTCGTCCGCGCTGGCGCTGTCCAACGCCGTCACCAACCTGGCAGCGTCGGTCTTCGGCGAGCACCGCAAGCTGGAGCCCATGGCGCCGGACACCAAGGAGCGGTGGAAGAAGGAGGTGGGCTGGCTGCTGTCCGTCTCCGACCACATCGTCGAGTTCGTCCCGACGAGGCAGACCGCCGAGAACGGCACAACCATGGAGGTACGTAAACAATCTCGATCGTGATCTCTCTCTCCTTTATGTCCATTGAACTGCGCGTAATCGTTCGTACCCACTATTCCTATTGGCAGATCATGTCGACGGCGCAGCGTCGCGACCTGCAGATGAACATCCCCGCACTGCGCAAGCTCGACAACATGCTCATCGTGAGTGCCACGCCACCACATACTACTACAAAAGATAATCATTGGAGGTTGGAGCTGGATACGCGACGCACGCTATAGTTCAATGATTGATTGTCGAGTTAAATGATGGTTGCAGGGTTACATGGACAACTTCGTGGACCAGACCGAGTTCTGGTACGAGAAGGGCGGCGACAACAAGCGCGACGACGACAAGTGGTGGATGCCGACGGTGAAGGTGCCGGCGGAGGGCCTGTCCGATGTGACGCGCAGGTGGCTGCAGTACCAGAAGGAGTGCGTGAACCAGGTGCTCAAAGCGGCCATGGCCATCAACGCGCAGGTGCTGGTGGAGATGGAGGTCCCCGAGATCTACATCGAGTCGCTCCCCAAGAAGGGGAAGACCAGCCTGGGCGATACCATCTACCGGAACAtcaccgacgaggagttcgacccGGTGGAGTTCCTCGAATCGGTGGACCTCTCGACGGAGCACAAGGTGCTGGACCTCAAGAACCGCATCGAGGCGTCCACCATCATCTGGAAGCGCAAGATGCAGACCAAGGACACCAAGTCCTCCTGGGGCTCCATCATCAGCTTCGAGAAGCGGGAGCAGTTCGAGGAGCGCGCCGAGACCATCCTCCACCTCCTCAAGCTACAGTTCCCCGGAACGCCTCAGTCGCAGCTCGACATCTCCAAGATCCAATACAACAGGGTTCGTATTATCAATGATATAGTGTGCATGTTGCTAATGGCGTGCTCTCAGATGCATGACGCATAACTTGCACGATGGATTCATCTTTCAGGACGTCGGCTACGCGCTCCTGGAGAGCTACTCGCGTGTGCTGGAGAGCCTGGCTTACAGCGTGATGTCGAGGATCGAGGACGTGCTGGGCGCGGACGCGGCGGCGACGAACCTGACGGCGAGCGAGGTGGCACGGCGGCAGATGGAGATGAACATGCCGAGGAAGCTGGACGCCAGGGAGGAGTTGGAGAAGCTCAACGAGGCGCCGGCGTCTATGACGCTCTACGACTTCATGGGGTGGCACTTCGACCAGGACgagctgatgaagaagaaggaggagggcacGCTGGACGAGGCCGGCGAGGCCATGCTGCTCAAGAAGGCGCCAAGCCTCGCCCCAAAGAAATTCTCCTACGTCGACAGCCTCGCCGGCGGCATGAGGAGCCCCTCCGCGCGCCACTGATCATCATTGTCGTGGTCGAGGTACGAGAGGAAGAGCAAACACGATTAATCGATCAAGACAGCAACGGGGACAGATCCGCCCAATTAAGAATCCAAGATGGCTTCGCTATGTACATATCTGAGACACAGACACACACACAGACGCTGCGTACGTACTGCTAGAGATCGACACTGGAGTGCAGAGATCATCATCAGCTCGATCTGATCAGCCTCGTTCTTCCCTCTCGTATAGACTGATTAATTCTAGACAACGGGAAGAGGAAGAACGAACTGGATGATCTGATCAGCTATAACATTTTTTTTCTCTGTCCGATATGCATGAACCTGCTTCGCCGGTTGGGGCTGCTGTTGTACGCACGTAGCTACTGATtttcacacacacacaaaaactaGTACTATGTAATTTTTGTACGTAgttctgaactactctccggaAGAGGAGACGCTAAACTCTGGGGAATATGTATGCGACTTACTACCAGGCGGGCAAACACATTGTATTCATTGATTTGATTTAAGCTCATCTTTTCTAGACCTGGCTCCCCTGTTTGAATGCCTATTTCCTGCCGGGTTGATGTAAGAAACTCAAAGCACACCTGCTTTGCTCAACAATAACACTATACTTACGGACTGTTTAGCCTACAAAAACTTTACGGACTGTTGGCTGAGATTTTGTTCCTCCCTGGAAAATATGACCACGTTCTCGTTTTCTACCTTACATGCAGTGCCACGACCTGAATCCTTAAGCCAATTCCGTAGAAGTTGTCCGTAGGTGTAGTGTTACTCTTTGCTTAATGGACTGGGAATAGTGCATAAACTGTACATTAGTCAGAATCAGGCCTCGGTGGTTTTCCAACACACGATAATTCAGACACAGCACACAGTGGCAGACCCAGGAAAAAAAATGTAGGGTGGACACACCTAAAATAATTCCATgttttcagaagaaaaaaaaaagccaacTAGGCTAAATTATTAACAGCAAATTAGAGGTAATAGTAAAGAATTCTCAAATTCAGGATCAGCAACAGCCCATCCAACCCACCCTCTGCTTCTGCCACTGACAGCACACACTTGTAAGCGGAGTAGAAGAAAAACTTCAGGAAGGATGCATAATTTGACTCCTCGCAGTATAACTGGAAAACGATCCTCAGCTCAGGCTTGTACAGTAACATAATTTGCTTAAGCAATTTCAATTGATCTCAACAAGCACTGTGCCTCAAGACCCAGCCAAGTCCAACACTGTCGTGCTGACTACAAAGTATAAAAAACAGTGTGCATTAGATGGAGGCAGCTTTTCAATTTACTCTTCACCCCCAGATAATGATAAGTGATCTCTAGTGATAGAAAGAATTCCTGTATAAGAACCTGACTTTCTAACTAACCACCCTTTTTCATTCCCCTCTAGTCTCCAGTGGAAAAAGAACGAAACAACAAACTTACAGCCATAAGACCCGAGCCAAGCATTTACAACATCATCAAACCTCAACATACAAGTGTAGGCACTATGTACATTGTTTTTACATCAGTCAGCTCTCCAAATCATCTTCATTCCTGTGCTGGACGGAAGCTCTTGGACTAGGAGCATTGTGCTCTATATAATCATCAGAAGCTTCCTCCTCATCGTCTGAAGATAGAAGAGATGAACCCATCCATGTTTTGAAGCCATCATTTACACGCCTCTGCATCTCTGGGGTCACTTCCACTTTGGTCTCCAGCATCTCAAGACCCACGCTGTGCGTAGCATAATTGCCCTCATCAAGTACAGCTGCCGCTTTCCTTCTCAAGAAGAACGCTGTGCCACCATATAGAATTACCAGGCCCCATGCTGCAATTTCATAGCACCAGAAGAGAGGAACTGAACAAGTACTTCCAAGTGCGAGAAGCGTTGATCCAAGGATAATTGCCATCAGACCAAATATGACAGCAAAAACTGCATTCAGAATAGATAGGCACCGCACACCACCTGCAGTTCCAAGTTGGTATTAATAACTGAACATGTACATAATTATGTCTACGCACGTAATAGGTTCCACACACATACACTAAAGAGAACAAAGACTGGCAACACCAGTAACAGCCAACAAGCTACATCAGAAAAAGAGTAAAGTATTCTAAAAGATGAGAGACAATATCTAATGCATTAGCTATATGGAATCATGTCTATTTACAACTGATGTCATGACAAGTTATTATCTTTCTGCAACACAATCGTGGCATTTAGACGCTAAAAAAGATTCACGAGACAAAGGCATCCAAAGTAGTAGGATCCCCATTTATCACCCATGCTTAAGACATGTTAATGCAATTTGGTAATGTAATTAATAATTAGTATCATTATATGCTTATATGTTCACTCAAGCCCCTCTTTGTCTCGTGGAATCGGTAACTTCAAAAACCAATGGAGTAACTGATACAAACTATTAGCAACAACCAGTAGGTGCAAATCAAGATTGACATATAGATTTTCACACTTAAAAGTGTGCTTAATCCTTAATACCACTATAAAGCAGCCAGACTAAACAGGGTTACCAAAATACGAGTTTACAAAAACCTAGCAGAATAGAATACCTAGAAGGCTAACTCAAAAACAAATGACAGTCGTAGCATCTTACTTTCTCAATACCACTATGCATCTAAGAAAGCCAGAAACAAGACATGTCATTTGTACAGATATCTAAGAAAGATGATTGTTTTAACTTGATTCACCTCTTCTAGAAGCACAGAAGTTATTCTCGACAATGCAGATGAACGGATGCCTTCTTGGAGCAGTATATGCAACAGATACTCCTGAAAGTACATATTGATTTAATATTAAAGAACAAGAATACACAATTATACTTGACTGCAAAGAAAAATGGGAACAGATCAAAGGAAGATAGATTGTCTAGTCCAAAATATACATAGCGTATAAATTTGAGGGGAAAACTGAAGGAAAATGTAAACATGAATCATCTACAGATACTGAAGGAATATGATCGTGGCCCTTGAAAGGATAAGGCAATCCTCTTCGGCTTTTTTTTCGAGGAAACGCAAAAGACttgtgtttcatttcattgaaaagatggaGAGTTTTACAATCTTCGGCTTTGACTTCCTTTCCGGGGAAGTGGATCAGTTGGGCGTAATGCTCGCCGTTGCCGTCATGCTTGTGTCGTCTCAAGGTGCTCCAGACCTAGTTCAGCTAAGTAAGTAGTGAGGCCTCTGTGGTTTTTCGCTGGTTTTTCCTGAAAAATTATGCCGTTTGTGGTTTTCGTCTGGTTTTCCTCATAAACCAGACATGTAACAGTTTTAGATCAATTTCCCTTATAAACTGGTCAATTCTCTTCTTAACGAAAAGGCGGAGCTCCTGCCAGTTGCTCTAAAAAGATCTACAGGTTCTATGGACTATCTCTCTTTCTGTGTAGGATATGCTACAACTGAACTGTATAAATAGTTATACTGCAAGGACTCTTCATATTACTTTCAAAGAACTTATGAAGCTATCCCCTCAGTAATAGGAGATAAGGTCATTTGCGAGAGGATTTCAAGCTGTGGAGTTAATGCGGTTTGAAGATTTTACTGCAGATATATATATAAATTATTTCTTCTATTAGAAGGTACAGAACATGAGTGGAAAGATATAAAACAATCAGTTTTAAATGTCATCAGCTTTAAGTGTGCATAGTCTGAGCAGCGCAGATCTTATCAAATGGTCATAATAAATTGTTCGTATTATCCAATGTAAAGGCTGGTGTTCATTGATAAATGTTCCCTAACCTCATTAATTTGAGGGGCTGAGAATCCTGAAGCTAAGGAATACCACTCGGAAAATgaattatatactccctccgttcactagtATAAGATGTTTTAACTTTTAGTAGATTCATCTATTTTGGTATGTATCTAGTATACTTTTAGTGTGTAAGGCTGGTGTTCATTGATAAATGTTCCCTAACCTCATTAATTTGAGGGGCTGAGAATCCTGAAGCTAAGGAATACCACTCGGAAAATgaattatatactccctccgttcactagtATAAGATGTTTTAACTTTTAGTAGATTCATCTATTTTGGTATGTATCTAGTAtacttttagtgtgtagattcactcattATGGTGTGTATCTAGTTCACTTTGAAATTTCTAAAACATCCTATATTTGTGAACGGAGAGAGTATAAATTAAGAGCCTAGACTCCAAACTTTGTAAGATAACTAGTTGCCTCTCTCCATGTAACTGGTTTTCATTGTGTGCAATACAGGCAGATACAATGAAATTAAGAGTTATGAAGTGCCACTGTTCTAAAAAATGGCCACCTAACACGCACTAGGTCACCACCTGCCGCCTGCCTGCCTAGTGCTTATGCATTTTAGGACGCTGGGAAGGAACTTCAAAAACAGGGCGTACGAAACAAAAAAGATAACCACGTTGCAATGTGTTGAAATTGAAGAAAAATCCATGAGAACTTGAACCAAAAGCACGTCAAAAAAGCATACAAATATGCTACGAACTATACAGTGACAGAGGTTACCACAACTTTGACTGTGTGCATATATATCTTTTTTGCCATAACTATAATTGcacaattaaggactatggtttacTAGTGAGGTGACTTCAAATGACTGAGAAATGCAATTTGAGATACTAAACGGAAGAGTGATAAAGCTTCACATCTACTATGAATAAAACAAGCAcggttttttaaaaaaaaatcgacaATTAGAACCGGATTATAAAAAAGTAATGCCCTGGAGCCTCTTGTAAAGCATGTCCTAAAATTAACTGCATCATCCAATTTCATCATTTTTGGGGCAAGTCAGTCCCTAAGGAGGCCAGAATATTCATCCTCGCAAAGAAGGGTATCAATGATCTTGTTAATTGTTATGATGTTCGTTTGAACAATTTGGGAAGAATGTAAGAGCAGGGTATTCGACAGGCCTTTGGTGTTGCGCTGGTACTAAAAGATCTTGCTAGACTATCCTACATTAGGTGTGGTTTTAGATCCTCGGAATATTTGACATACTTTAATTCTTGCTATCCCTAAATGCAGCCCTCCAATTTGAGAGGTGATTCGTGATTTTTGGTATTCATATGGAGCGGTGAATCCACTAATTGCCCAATACAGATATAAGTAGATAAACAAATGGACTAACATTGGAGTAACAACCTAGCTGAATAAGAGCATTACCACAGGTAGGGTCGGGGGCGGACTCACCTGCTACGAGGTAGGAGGCGGATACGGCGAAGAGGACGGCGGATGGCACGAAGACGACCATCCAGTAGAAGTCTGCGGCCTCGGCCGTGGTCATGTAGAAGGCCCCGCCTCGGTAGCGGTACGCCTCGGGCTCCTCCTCCCGGCTGCTGGCCGCCGCCGGGAGCGCCTCGAGCATGCGGCGCTCGCGGCAGAAGGGGCGCTCGGCCGGCTCGGCGGGGAAGACGATCCCGAGGCTGACCcccacggcggcgacggcggcgagggcgacgcaggcggcggcggcgacggcgagcgggcGGCGGAGGCGCGGCAGCGCGCGGTCCTCGTCCCGCAGCGCCTCGTACGCGCCCCGCGGCATGATGGCCTGCCGCAGCGCGTCGCCGAGGAGggccatcggcggcggcggcggaaggaccGTTGGGTGCGTGGGCGGGGTGGGTGGAGGGCTACAACCCTAGACGCGGTGTGGGCAGTAGGTGCGGGAATTCAGGGGAGAGAATGGGGGAGAGGGCTTTTCGGTTGCCTTGCTGCTTGCAGGAGAGGAGAGAGCAGGAATATGGTGGTCGCTTTTTCTGGCAAAGTCCAACTTTGATCAGTTTTCTCCTTAACACCAAACttcggttagagcatctccagccgcgtcccaaaGCATCTTCAAAGGGATTTGGAgcacgccggaccaaaaaactgtTTCAGTCGCGTCCCttaaagctcatttttgtccggcgcggcccgatacggtgtccggcgtcccgagcccgtccccgtcccccaggggacgctccggggacgtcggacacaccgaaaagcgaggcgggctcccacatgtcggcgactatttgcataaaccgttggttcgcgcctcttttctcgccgctccttccttcccgcgcctcccaccccaccgccgccgctggattttccgcccgtttgggcgtctgatctctgctgagagtcggcaccgttgtcgcggctggggctcccgccggtcatgccgccgcttcgccagcgcgtcccagaacgcgccgtcaaatccgccccacctccgcgcacataaggtgctcgacgacttgccaggtacgcgcgattggccgctgtttgttgcgtcgtctgcctcggcgcaattttaaccattgattttgctttagccatggacggcgacgatgagatgcttgccccgtcgctggaggacgagcaagccttcgatgacgacctgcgggagcatt
The sequence above is a segment of the Lolium rigidum isolate FL_2022 unplaced genomic scaffold, APGP_CSIRO_Lrig_0.1 contig_70286_1, whole genome shotgun sequence genome. Coding sequences within it:
- the LOC124682199 gene encoding rho guanine nucleotide exchange factor 8-like, with the protein product MVRFLRRHSLDKSNSQSHLRHQHESGSGTDSNDTEMAEPAGNGRAPPRSRLARDGPPSDLDIMKEKFAKLLLGEDMSGTGKGVSSALALSNAVTNLAASVFGEHRKLEPMAPDTKERWKKEVGWLLSVSDHIVEFVPTRQTAENGTTMEIMSTAQRRDLQMNIPALRKLDNMLIGYMDNFVDQTEFWYEKGGDNKRDDDKWWMPTVKVPAEGLSDVTRRWLQYQKECVNQVLKAAMAINAQVLVEMEVPEIYIESLPKKGKTSLGDTIYRNITDEEFDPVEFLESVDLSTEHKVLDLKNRIEASTIIWKRKMQTKDTKSSWGSIISFEKREQFEERAETILHLLKLQFPGTPQSQLDISKIQYNRDVGYALLESYSRVLESLAYSVMSRIEDVLGADAAATNLTASEVARRQMEMNMPRKLDAREELEKLNEAPASMTLYDFMGWHFDQDELMKKKEEGTLDEAGEAMLLKKAPSLAPKKFSYVDSLAGGMRSPSARH
- the LOC124682198 gene encoding uncharacterized protein LOC124682198 produces the protein MALLGDALRQAIMPRGAYEALRDEDRALPRLRRPLAVAAAACVALAAVAAVGVSLGIVFPAEPAERPFCRERRMLEALPAAASSREEEPEAYRYRGGAFYMTTAEAADFYWMVVFVPSAVLFAVSASYLVAGVSVAYTAPRRHPFICIVENNFCASRRGGVRCLSILNAVFAVIFGLMAIILGSTLLALGSTCSVPLFWCYEIAAWGLVILYGGTAFFLRRKAAAVLDEGNYATHSVGLEMLETKVEVTPEMQRRVNDGFKTWMGSSLLSSDDEEEASDDYIEHNAPSPRASVQHRNEDDLES